atagagataaacctaAAATGGTGAATGACAAGAAAGGTTATATAGCCTATCAATGGAAATGCAGACACATCAGGACTTAgtgatatggcagatagttaaagatcagagggttatcaattgaggcaagtattcctaacctttctcctaaaatactgcaaatatttcttcgttcttattttaagttcagaatagttaaatgtttttatatttcgttgcaattactcttatttatgcaagtacctttttgatcttgttcattgattatcgattgatctcttgagcaattacccattatttcgggttatctgcgaaccctgaattgggatgttttaaaatcaaaataatttgacatcaaaatactccacggactgaatggttacgatgagggccaggaatgagATGGACCCTAAGGGTTAGGGATGGatggacccttgattattaggccatagttgcttgggtaccccatatgttggttgggtctatgcagttgagtatagatccgcactatatcctgactgatcagcaggttgtagtgcatatgttggtttccagtgtccagtctaatttattattgatcgccattaacggcattccttcttgaatagtttataattacaaaatcaaacaaagatttgattcaaagggatgaaacattgaaacattcactgttcttttacataaaaatctgatttatgattaaaggccaatgagggccgacgttttgttcgctcaactgttttaaatatataaagatattttgaaatcattcaacaatcgtttccaggagCTTCTTTGATCTGgtacctggaaaccatttatgatacttgctgggcatttttggctcacccttgctttgtgaactcttatttctttcagtatcaaatgaggataaaaatgaatagcttttaatagacaatAAAAGTGGAGAGATCCCAGatgaagaaatttggaggtgtcagagtgatcaatacgaGGAAATTAGTAATGTGGGAATCAAATTGTATTTAGACATtataattttagaaggttagattcttgtttcataccataacctgtaagagatccggaataatgaggggttgtctatatatttgttttgatatagaagtttatattgtttaaagttgtgtagtgacacccaatcctgaccccggatttggggttgTCACAAAAAGTAGGCTAACTTAGAAGCAAATAAACAAGCTGAAAAGCCCGCTACCATAACTGAAACTAAGAAGCATAAGGAACCACAGCAGAAATATGTGAAAAGTGTAAAGGAGAGAGCCAAAAGGAAGCTgatatttgaagaagaaaaggaagaaccaaagcAAACTCAGTCTACTACCACAAAATAACCCACTATGCCCACAATGGagcaagttgaaatcaaggtccATCTTGGTGtaaactttcatggtgagccaatcattcccaaggatgaaccaatagagtGAGAAAGCTCACCTATACCTGAGCTGAACATCCTAGTTCCATCTACTTCAAAAAGAAGAAAGAGATCAGCAAACAAGCAAGTCAAGTCTGTCTCATTCCAATCCAAAGCCTTATCTTAACCCAAGCCAACAATCAACAAAGGATATCAACTCTTTAtctgtgacataaaggaattttcagacattaatctttacctcgatgagctagatgaagtaagagcAATTGATGCCCACAACAGACTTCTAGAAAAGTTGGTGTTtaggtacaagggtggaaaggaaaTCACATGGCCTTTGtataggattctcaatgaaggctacagTGTCTTGGTGAAAGTATTCTCTGCAATGAAGAAGGATTTTGGATTCACCAAGGTAGCCAGAATAGAGGTACTCAACAAAATTTAACAAAGAATGCAAAGCTGGAGAGATCCAAATGCACTACCAAGAATCTTAACTATTTCTTACACTGGAAatagagtgcacttgaggccacactggttgatggagtttagagatgaAAGAAATACTAGAAGATTCTTTAGACTAGAAGACCAGCTAAAAAtatcaagcaatgagactctcaaggaaatgcatgAGATGTTGGATCtatctaatgaagatgaatctgagttcaacagacaactccaacaccaGATAGAAGAGAATAATGAGAAGCTAGGAAAGAAGACTAGACACTCAAGGAAAAAGAAataatttgctcagtctagaggagtaCCTTGAACAACGCTTGTGAGATTTCTGTGAACTTTCTTCTATcaattttcaattgaaatttgtagcacttatcatttttatctaCAATTTAATGATCATTTTgtatagggtgttttgttatcatcaagtccttctaaatttatgcctacaattctagtagacataaattggcgtagatttttaggaatatattgtaggcttgatgatatttcactaaaacaccttagtagatttaattaaatgtgtttgtaactttcaacggataatcttactttgtcatccgttgaaagtgtagcttatgtttaaataagtttttgtagcacattcatgtatactgtaatgtcttagagaattaAAGGTTGtgggatattctaagtcatgttgactactagaatgatatgcaaaataggttggctaattctatatattagatgccttgtaattttgcataaatgaaaatGTGTCAACTGCTATGAAAATACTTTGAAAGGATGATTCTATAAGGCTTTGACGGATGACTCAagatactctcaacggatgatccaatagagacTCAACGAATAATCTACaaagtctcgacggataacaaattcaaatagtaGTTGAGAGTGACGTGATAATTACAtaggttgattgtatacaaaaaaaatatggcagcctatttgcaggttTATGAGAATAAAGAatcatttccattttcatgcttacttgaagaaatacaaagatgctggatagagagatgaagaaacatttgattagacttagacattttgttttatgtgtttgtatttttcatatgtaacttggtgatatataaaccaagagtagcaagtagattAATAATCGattgaactgagaaatagaaGAAGCTACATCTGTTAGGAATTTCTCTATTCTTTCTTTATAactttacttgtaagcagctgtgtgcattcttgcatcacagagttctcaatcagtatatatctctggtggaaaagattaatccaccagaaattttttaaatctttgtgtttaattactttgtgcCTTGAATACATATATATTTCATTTTTGCATACTTGCATATTCAAATATAGGTATATTTTGGTTAAGAGTTTTCCTAATTTccaaaagaaaccaagaattatatttaaccccccttctgtaattttattattagattgtttgggaataacatgTATCAGAGTTCTGCCCGGCCGGAAGTGCAGAGGCACTGCCTGGGTTCTGTATGTGTATTTGTGAGATCGACGAGAACGTCGATTCCATAAGAGGGGGTATTTATAACATCTCACATCGATAAGAATAACAACGTTGCTAGCTTTTTCGAACTGACATGTGGTGGATTGTTGGCTCCAATACGCATTGAGTTGTGGGTTTGGATGTTATAATATAGCTAGCAATGCCCGAAAGGTCCACAGACGATTAACATAACACTTGCCAAAATCCCCCTTCGATGCACATTTAATATATGttttctttatttattttaaattttttaagcTACATGCATTGTACAGATATGTATTATGACCTATACGCATGATACCTTGCGTGTATagatctatactatattataataatcgAAATGGGGTATGTATTTTGGTTATTTTACATAATTTTATGCAATAACTTTTTTTGAAAATTGAAGATACACGATCACATTTCTTTTCTATATTACAGATTATTAATTTGAAAAAATTGTTTTAGCTAGGAGGAGGAAGAACACAAGAACATGTACTCGGTATGTATCATAAAAATTTACTTACCTATAGTTGCTTTGATTAATCGAGATACAAGGGTAATATAATCGTGATTCCTTCTCCAAAAAAACATGAAGAGCAGGAACATTACAATACTCATAAAAGCAAGAAAGGCCTTTTAACATCTTTGGATTGATTTTCTTCGAGATTCGAACTCCATGGTCTTTTCTCCGACTTAGCAACAATGGTTGGAAGCATCACCTCTGCAGAAAGCCCGACAAGAAACCGATCAGTGAGCCTTTGACAAGTCCTGCAAATCAAGCATCTAATGTGTCTTTTGGCCAAGAAATTAGCTCCATGGACCTGTTTATCGCATTCTCGACATAATAAAGCGTCGTCTGCTGGACAATATATTGTGGCTTCAGAATCACAGAGCTCACAAGACACTGAGCCTTGGTTGGCATGAGCCAAGAGTGTTGCAGTTTCTTGTTTTAATGCTTTTGAGAAGTCTTGGCTTTCCTCTTCTACCCTGCCTCTACACATTTTCGAGTTGGGGGATGTGATTTTATGTTAATATGTGTGTACAAACTAATGGGTTCGAAGCAATGTTAGAGATCAAACAGAAGGAAAACTGGGATTATATATATGTAAGGACTTGCAAGTATAGCCATACACAAAAATCCTAGCATGTGGTTGTTTGCATGCAGTTAAATAGAAAGGTTGTTGTCATTTGATTTTAATGTAATGACGCAAATACCACTGGTTAGCGATTTctgatattttttttttgaaatttgtACAAGTCCCTAGACGTTAGATGATCCACAATAATCACATGTATGATATAATCGTAtcataataaataatataatcaTATTTTCATAAACGAGATTATGGTCTCCTCTACATTTACACCGAAAATCTTGATTTCACCGTTTTTAATAATCATGTCAGGAGGGATTCCCTCCACAGTTGGTCCATTCTGATAAGTATTAGTAGGGGCTAATTGGTAATTAACAGTAAAAATATTATTATGACAACTTTTATTTTAGTTGTTAAATTGAAAAAAAGCATATAAATGAATAAAGGTAGAGTGAAGTTTGATCAAGTATGAAGTTTTGTAAAGATGCTTAAAGGGGAATTATGAGCCATGATTTTGTAGTTAGAATAGTTAGCAAATCAGGAGAGAGAAAGATTGATATGCATGGCCAAAAATTAAAGTAGGGAGTAGTATAATTTCTTGAGTGGGGTTGTTTGAAATGACTAAATTAGCGGCCATGCCACTTCTTTAAGTGAGCCAGTAAGGTAGTGTAACGTGTAAGAAGAAGAATGGATTGCagatatatatttgtatatatgttagttgagttgtcaaaGTTATGCACATATATGTATAGAATGTTGTGCAGGCTCTCTTGTGAGTTGTTTGAGTCATTTTTGTGGTTATTCTGATCCCATGGACATTACTCTGTAATGTGCTGTTGGAACAACCAATAATTGTATGTGTCATGTGTGTTTGTCAATAAATACCGTACATGTATCATAGACTTTTAACCACACAAGAAATGAGCAGTTAGAAGATAAATACGTGAACCAATTTGAAGCAATACGAAACCAGCTTCTAGATAATTACCTGATGTGTGTGATTGGAAATGGAGTGAAAAAGAGTGTGTTATGTTAACAAAGGTCGATATGTTAACAAATGTTGATGCAATAGTTTAGGTCTTGTTGCTATTGATTTGAATTCTGATTTGTGTAATCAATTAAAAAGGAATAAAGTGTTATCCTTGATATAAATCTCATTAGATACTTAGATTCTTACACTATTTTAAGAAGACAAATTCAAAGAAAAATAATTTCAAAGTACTAAAACTAATTGCTTGTGATGGCCACAAGGATCTCGATTAATCCGTGGGAATTCTTCCAGTCAGCTATTATCAGAAGATATGCTGGGTGTTTGTAATATTTGTGTGTGTTTTGTATCTGAGTCCCCCACTTTTTATTGTTCTTCCCGTCTGTATGAACATTAACGTGATTACGGTATAAATTATGTGCCGTCAACTTTGTCTTTTTATTCCTTTTTCAACAAATACTGGAGTTGGCCTTAAACATGAAATATTTCAGTCAGAGTTATAGCTGTAATTCAGGTCGGGCGTCTCACAAACTCCCACATCTCATACTTGTTTAATTGACTCGTTTAATTGGGCTCAACTCAGCTTATTTAGTTAAATGAGTCGAGTTTGGGTAGAGATTCATGCTCGCTTAATTAAATGAGACGGCACAATTCGACTCGTAAAATTAAACAAGACAAATTCGGATAGTGTTTTAGGCTCAATTAAGTAAAAAGTTAAACAAACCGGCTCCCCGAATCGTTAAGACCGGCTCGCTCATACTCGAATTACAGCCCTAATTTCAGCTAATTACCAATAACTATTATCGAAGACAAGTGACTAATCGAAGAATTATCAACTAATTAAAAACGATTTTATCCGTTTCTATCTTTTGCAGATTTGCAGCAATACAACCGTTGTAGAGTATTCAGCTAGCGCACATTCATCGGTCAATCCACATGGAGAATAGGAGATGTTGGAGTTATTGTTAGGCAGCCTTACAATACAATCTCTAACACTCTTTACGTAACTATGGTGCCATCTTCAAAGAGTTGACATTAACAAAGTCATCAAAACTTTATTTTTTACTTTGCATCTACTTAACCTCTGTGGGTTTGACATTTTCTACCATGGCTACACCTACATGCATTTAAAATCGAGAACTGCTTAGTTGCAGAGAAAAGAGACAAGTTCTCTACGGAATGATGTGGTAGTTTGACGCGGAGTTGGTGCTCTCAAATAGCCCATCAATCCTTGCAGcttttataacttaaaatgaacTACATTGAGCAGAGCCCGAAGAACAAAATCAAGACCATGACCTCCCCTGGCCTAAAAATCTTCATCTTGATCACAGCTTCTGTTTGCATAATTTACGTTTCATTatcactattccttgtaccagACTCAAAATTTCTACAATTTTCGGTTTCTTTACAAGACATGATCCCCTCTACTTCACTTGAACACATTGTATTTGGGATTGCAGCCACTGATAAATCATGGCTTAACAGAAAAGATTACGTCAGGCTTTGGTGGAAGCCTCAGCTTATGCGAGGCTGTGTGTTTTTGGAGACAAAGCCACCACCAAATAGAACCGTGAATATAGATTATGAAAATTCACTTCCTCCTGTTTGCATTTCGAGAAATACTTCGCAGTTTAGGTACACTTATAGAGGTGGAAGCCGATCAGTGATCCGTATAGCCCGCATTGTAGCAGAAACTGTGGCTCTCAATCATACAAATGTTAGGTGGTTTGTGTTCGGGGATGACGATACAATGTTTTTTGGCGAAAATTTAGTGAAAGTGCTATCAAAGTATGATCATGACCTTTGGTACTATATTGGGAGCAATTCAGAAAGTCATATGCAGAACACGGTTTTTTCTTTTAATATGGCTTTTGGAGGAGCTGGTTTTGCTATAAGTTATCCACTTGCAAAAGTTCTTGCTAAAGTTTTAGATTCATGCATCCAAAGATATGCTCATCTTTATGGAAGTGATGATAGAATCTCTGCATGCATTGCTGAGCTTGGAATCGGTTTAACCAGAGAAGTCGGTTTCCATCAGGTATCACCTTGAATTCTGACTCCATTCCTGCTCAAATTCTAACTTTCACAAAAATTTCTTATTAGCTTTTGTTGAGCTTCATATTTTTGGTTTTCATTTTGATCAGATGGATATCAGGGGAGATATTTCTGGGATACTGACTTCCCATCCCTTGACACCCTTAATATCACTTCATAACTTGGATGTTACAAATTCAATATTTCCAAACATGTCAAATTTGAAGGCATTGGAGCATCTAAATAAGGCTGTAAAACATGATCCCCACAGAATTATTCAACAAACAGTTTGCTATGATCGATGGTTCTTTTGGACAGTTTCAGTGTCATGGGGCTATGC
The sequence above is drawn from the Apium graveolens cultivar Ventura chromosome 2, ASM990537v1, whole genome shotgun sequence genome and encodes:
- the LOC141686020 gene encoding B-box domain protein 30-like, with translation MCRGRVEEESQDFSKALKQETATLLAHANQGSVSCELCDSEATIYCPADDALLCRECDKQVHGANFLAKRHIRCLICRTCQRLTDRFLVGLSAEVMLPTIVAKSEKRPWSSNLEENQSKDVKRPFLLL
- the LOC141705844 gene encoding uncharacterized protein LOC141705844; translated protein: MNYIEQSPKNKIKTMTSPGLKIFILITASVCIIYVSLSLFLVPDSKFLQFSVSLQDMIPSTSLEHIVFGIAATDKSWLNRKDYVRLWWKPQLMRGCVFLETKPPPNRTVNIDYENSLPPVCISRNTSQFRYTYRGGSRSVIRIARIVAETVALNHTNVRWFVFGDDDTMFFGENLVKVLSKYDHDLWYYIGSNSESHMQNTVFSFNMAFGGAGFAISYPLAKVLAKVLDSCIQRYAHLYGSDDRISACIAELGIGLTREVGFHQMDIRGDISGILTSHPLTPLISLHNLDVTNSIFPNMSNLKALEHLNKAVKHDPHRIIQQTVCYDRWFFWTVSVSWGYAVQVFGKHVQLSDSLRVQQTFEPFQKGNVLHTLFDINTRGHDKDACRRPLVFFMEKVSSTQGKIKSIYKQMNSDNCTRDMGSPRRLDEIRVSSQKFDLDNKQLLAPRRQCCDILPPTQRNVMEVAIRECRGEELIYMHP